In Sphingobium sp. Cam5-1, the following proteins share a genomic window:
- a CDS encoding EAL domain-containing protein: MTKPHQVEHLLDISLNNFHAIEAAYGAGAACGAVDHVTHAARRHLGRINLRGVEGGRITLAARYPLMLSLPMGMLVERLCEALDSEPFRYEGRDILLSISAGHAATGEGEARARLAASTLHQGAIAIRPGEATALYCQDMAEAAALLHQVQDGTAFLRWRPVSGGENEGATLYHEATLTGEHVDCATSYTALERLGLAHLIDRLLVRDVLRELEGDPTACLSVALSPQSLSLNLHGEEAGWGELLDRLRHAPQVARRLVIEISDHSDIILFRDALAFVRTLRALGVRISVSRFGSGRASVGQLMALSPDMVKLDSPFLHTASESNRSRVAYLLGLARTMTSTVIVEGAESSYADPAFAYTQSRLPPPLTRTITDTVQRAGQGTWR, encoded by the coding sequence TTGACGAAACCCCATCAGGTCGAGCATCTGCTCGATATAAGTCTCAATAATTTTCATGCGATCGAAGCGGCCTATGGTGCCGGAGCCGCCTGTGGCGCGGTCGATCATGTGACCCATGCGGCGCGGCGGCATCTGGGCCGCATCAACCTTCGCGGCGTGGAGGGAGGCCGGATCACGCTGGCCGCGCGCTATCCGCTCATGCTGTCACTGCCCATGGGAATGCTCGTCGAAAGACTCTGCGAGGCACTCGACAGCGAACCATTCCGGTACGAAGGCCGCGATATATTGCTGTCCATATCCGCAGGCCATGCCGCCACCGGGGAAGGGGAGGCGCGCGCCCGGCTCGCCGCCTCCACCTTGCATCAAGGGGCTATCGCCATCCGACCCGGCGAGGCCACAGCCCTGTACTGCCAGGATATGGCGGAGGCGGCCGCCCTCTTGCATCAGGTGCAGGACGGCACGGCCTTCCTCCGCTGGCGCCCCGTGTCGGGGGGCGAAAATGAAGGCGCCACCCTATATCATGAAGCGACGCTGACCGGCGAGCATGTCGACTGCGCCACAAGCTACACCGCGCTGGAACGGCTCGGCCTGGCCCATCTGATCGACCGATTGCTGGTACGCGACGTACTGCGCGAGCTGGAAGGCGACCCGACCGCCTGCCTGTCCGTCGCGCTATCGCCGCAAAGCCTGTCCCTCAATCTGCATGGCGAAGAGGCGGGCTGGGGCGAACTGCTCGATCGACTAAGGCACGCCCCCCAAGTCGCACGGCGGCTGGTGATCGAGATCAGCGACCATAGCGACATCATCCTGTTTCGCGACGCCCTGGCCTTTGTCAGGACCTTGCGCGCGTTGGGCGTCCGGATATCGGTATCGCGCTTCGGGTCGGGCCGCGCGTCGGTAGGGCAGCTGATGGCACTGTCCCCCGACATGGTGAAGCTGGACAGCCCGTTCCTGCACACTGCATCGGAAAGCAACCGGTCGCGCGTCGCCTATCTTCTGGGTCTTGCCCGCACCATGACATCGACCGTGATCGTCGAAGGCGCCGAGTCATCCTACGCTGATCCCGCTTTTGCGTACACGCAAAGCAGGCTCCCGCCGCCCCTCACTCGCACCATTACGGACACAGTCCAGCGGGCGGGGCAGGGGACATGGCGCTAG
- a CDS encoding ParB/RepB/Spo0J family partition protein has protein sequence MVALIREMMATLSRDGKSGRAAVAEQEALGRLDDRLTSFAEARIDSRAPMLIRPDECVVWDGNPRDQPGLNPDSCRSLIESIAAEGGNRIPVLVRSNPGASEQPYQLLVGSRRRFAIDWLNHNGRPELRLNALLVELSDEEAFRLADIENRERADICELDRARSYQQAVDRFYGGVQSRMAQALGLSNSQLSRLLALAQLPEEVIQAFATKEDLKVRYSELLTPLLRRYEQRADVIAEARIIATEQQARATGDGPMLPSATVLSRLRQAAARRPRDMGEIAILTGGDRIGRARVAKGAVMLDVSVANDADLDALLATLRETILAARAMA, from the coding sequence ATGGTGGCCCTGATACGGGAGATGATGGCAACGCTGTCCCGCGATGGCAAAAGCGGCCGTGCGGCCGTGGCAGAGCAGGAGGCGCTGGGTCGCCTGGACGACCGGCTCACCAGCTTTGCCGAGGCCAGGATCGACAGCCGCGCGCCGATGCTGATCCGGCCGGACGAATGCGTGGTCTGGGACGGCAATCCGCGCGATCAGCCCGGCCTCAATCCCGATAGCTGCCGGTCGCTGATCGAATCCATCGCGGCCGAAGGCGGCAATCGCATTCCCGTGCTGGTGCGGTCGAACCCCGGCGCGTCGGAGCAGCCCTATCAATTGCTGGTCGGCAGCCGCCGCCGCTTTGCGATCGACTGGCTCAATCATAATGGCCGCCCTGAATTGCGCCTCAACGCGCTGCTGGTCGAGCTATCGGACGAGGAAGCCTTCCGTCTCGCCGACATCGAGAATCGGGAACGCGCCGACATTTGCGAACTCGACCGCGCGCGCAGTTATCAGCAGGCGGTGGACCGCTTCTACGGCGGCGTGCAGTCGCGCATGGCGCAGGCGCTGGGCCTGTCCAACAGCCAGCTCAGCCGCCTGCTCGCCCTTGCCCAACTGCCCGAAGAGGTGATCCAGGCCTTCGCTACGAAGGAAGATCTGAAGGTCCGCTATTCCGAATTGCTGACCCCGCTGCTGCGCAGGTATGAGCAGCGCGCGGACGTAATCGCCGAAGCGCGGATCATCGCGACAGAGCAGCAGGCGCGCGCTACCGGTGACGGGCCGATGCTGCCGTCCGCAACGGTGCTGTCCCGATTGCGTCAGGCCGCCGCGCGGCGCCCCCGAGATATGGGGGAGATCGCCATCCTCACCGGCGGCGACCGCATCGGCCGGGCACGGGTCGCCAAGGGGGCCGTCATGCTGGATGTCAGCGTCGCCAACGATGCCGATCTCGACGCCTTGCTCGCGACCTTGCGCGAAACCATATTGGCCGCGCGGGCGATGGCTTAG
- a CDS encoding Rieske 2Fe-2S domain-containing protein codes for MATSSDYRLGEFTFPRGWFMVGESAEATNVPKAMRYLGQDMVMYRGESGKVYVTEAYCPHMGAHLAKNTTSYIVRDGEQVEGESIRCPFHGWQYGPDGQCKNIPYSDFVPKAAKLKTFPAMERAGTIWIWHDPEGLEPNFDLPDFGGHYDAPGWVNWKIDYMGDLDIHPIEVVDNMADFGHFIPIHGAKDFVYFANEFKDHIVHQYYAAGHRTLTLNPEDVLTLDTWYTGPSILQSEMAGTFDSFIMITHTPIEDGKIRVWHGLMVQVNDGTAPVTDELRAAALEYQEGSRLAFAQDVEIWQNKRACLNPLVIPNDGPYGKVRSWYKQFYNPRDKTPDMHKRTNGLHVTLDKRSSTQAA; via the coding sequence ATGGCGACATCGTCGGACTATCGTCTGGGAGAATTCACCTTCCCTCGTGGCTGGTTCATGGTGGGCGAGAGCGCCGAGGCGACGAACGTGCCCAAGGCGATGCGCTATCTGGGCCAGGACATGGTGATGTACCGTGGCGAGAGCGGCAAGGTCTATGTGACCGAAGCCTATTGTCCGCACATGGGCGCGCATCTGGCGAAGAACACGACGAGCTACATCGTGCGCGATGGCGAGCAGGTGGAGGGCGAGTCGATCCGCTGCCCGTTCCATGGCTGGCAATATGGCCCCGACGGCCAGTGCAAGAACATCCCCTATTCCGACTTCGTGCCCAAGGCGGCGAAGCTAAAGACCTTCCCGGCGATGGAACGGGCGGGCACGATCTGGATCTGGCATGATCCCGAAGGCCTTGAACCCAATTTCGACCTGCCTGACTTTGGCGGCCATTATGACGCACCGGGCTGGGTCAACTGGAAGATCGACTATATGGGCGATCTTGATATCCACCCGATCGAGGTGGTCGACAATATGGCCGACTTTGGCCACTTCATCCCGATCCATGGCGCGAAGGATTTCGTCTACTTCGCCAATGAGTTCAAGGATCATATCGTTCACCAATATTATGCCGCCGGGCACCGCACGCTGACGCTCAATCCGGAGGACGTGCTGACGCTCGACACCTGGTATACTGGCCCCTCGATCCTCCAGTCGGAGATGGCCGGGACGTTCGACAGCTTCATCATGATCACCCACACCCCGATCGAGGATGGCAAGATCCGCGTCTGGCATGGCCTGATGGTGCAGGTGAATGACGGCACCGCGCCCGTCACCGACGAGCTGCGCGCCGCAGCGCTCGAATATCAGGAAGGCAGCCGCCTGGCCTTCGCGCAGGATGTCGAGATCTGGCAGAACAAGAGGGCCTGCCTCAACCCGCTCGTCATCCCCAATGACGGCCCCTATGGCAAGGTGCGCAGCTGGTACAAGCAGTTCTACAACCCCCGCGACAAGACGCCCGACATGCACAAACGCACCAATGGCCTGCATGTCACACTCGACAAGCGTAGTTCCACGCAGGCGGCATAA
- a CDS encoding low affinity iron permease family protein: MDRIFTAMATRIASAAGQPLSFVFALGLILIWGVTGPLFGYSDTWQLIINTGTTIVTFLMVFLIQNSQNRDAAAMQAKLDEVIRALDAAREQFIGIEHRSASEVEEIRAALEKEVGRDEGKAGTADDSVEHVLRRT, encoded by the coding sequence ATGGACCGCATCTTCACCGCCATGGCCACCCGGATCGCCTCGGCCGCTGGCCAGCCGCTCAGCTTTGTGTTCGCACTGGGGCTCATTCTGATATGGGGCGTGACCGGCCCGTTGTTCGGCTATTCGGACACCTGGCAGCTGATCATCAACACCGGCACGACCATCGTCACTTTCCTGATGGTCTTCCTGATCCAGAACAGCCAGAACCGCGACGCCGCCGCCATGCAGGCAAAGCTGGACGAGGTCATCCGCGCTCTCGATGCCGCGCGCGAACAGTTCATCGGGATAGAGCATCGCAGCGCGAGCGAGGTCGAAGAAATCCGCGCCGCGCTGGAAAAGGAAGTCGGCCGCGACGAAGGGAAGGCCGGTACAGCCGACGATAGCGTCGAACATGTCCTGCGGCGGACTTAG
- a CDS encoding SDR family NAD(P)-dependent oxidoreductase — protein sequence MNRDFPEGAALIFGGSGGIGKGVAVEFAKSGTDVAICYRSKKDVAEATAQAIEALGVKASLHQVDVRDRASVDAVVASATAAHGRVHSVVWGAGPLVPQVAIAEWSDEQFRQAMEVEVFGFYNAARAFIPHMREKGGGSFVHLGSAGHDWWPKLDGLSVAPKAANEALIKGIAKEEGRYEIRANSVLVGVIDAGMFHELTAQGVFDDYWIAETKKLLCLKRWGQSEDIGQAAVFFASERARYVTGQVISVSGGFGV from the coding sequence ATGAACAGGGATTTCCCGGAAGGCGCGGCGCTCATCTTTGGCGGCAGCGGCGGGATCGGCAAAGGCGTCGCGGTAGAGTTCGCCAAGTCGGGCACGGACGTCGCCATCTGCTATCGCAGCAAGAAGGACGTGGCCGAAGCGACGGCGCAGGCGATCGAAGCGCTGGGCGTCAAGGCCAGCCTGCATCAGGTCGATGTGCGCGATCGCGCTTCGGTGGATGCGGTCGTCGCGTCCGCCACCGCTGCCCATGGCCGCGTGCATAGCGTCGTGTGGGGCGCGGGGCCGCTGGTGCCGCAGGTCGCGATCGCCGAATGGAGCGATGAGCAGTTCCGTCAGGCGATGGAGGTCGAGGTGTTCGGCTTTTACAATGCCGCCCGCGCCTTCATCCCGCACATGCGCGAAAAGGGCGGCGGGTCGTTCGTCCATCTGGGATCGGCGGGGCATGATTGGTGGCCCAAGCTCGATGGCCTGTCGGTGGCGCCCAAGGCAGCGAACGAGGCGCTGATCAAGGGCATCGCCAAGGAAGAGGGCAGATATGAGATCCGCGCCAATTCGGTGCTGGTCGGCGTGATCGACGCGGGCATGTTCCATGAATTGACCGCGCAGGGCGTGTTCGACGATTATTGGATCGCGGAGACCAAGAAGCTGCTGTGCCTGAAGCGCTGGGGGCAGTCGGAGGATATCGGCCAGGCGGCGGTGTTCTTCGCATCCGAACGCGCCCGCTATGTGACCGGGCAGGTGATATCGGTGTCGGGCGGCTTCGGGGTCTGA
- a CDS encoding Rieske 2Fe-2S domain-containing protein — MATTADYGLGEFTFPRGWFMIARAEDAIAAPTALRMFGRDLVLYRGESGRAALLDAYCPHMGAHLAAEQSSGAGARRIEGDSIRCPYHAWRFGPDGICNNVPYFDGPLPPAARVRAFPVEERFGCLFAWHDPEQMEPDYPLPDLPEWEDAGWVRCIYDDLGQIPVHPQEIIDNLVDARHFGPVHGQRLAYFNSRFEGVTGRQLSGGGHETMTSEGGVLDVDAYYTGPGILIARFSGETDAVQIVLHTPVEDGVTHVWHGIITRGRQVPPSAEDVELHGQYQQLGLSAFSQDFEIWRTKAPALQILRLPTDGPFHRNRAWYRQFYNPRAQAAGHQGRANGDHATKGLDQAPTAAAAE; from the coding sequence ATGGCGACCACGGCCGACTATGGCTTGGGAGAGTTCACCTTTCCCCGTGGCTGGTTCATGATCGCGCGGGCCGAGGATGCCATTGCTGCGCCCACCGCGCTGCGCATGTTCGGGCGCGATCTGGTGCTGTATCGTGGGGAAAGCGGGCGGGCGGCGCTGCTCGATGCCTATTGCCCGCATATGGGCGCGCATCTGGCGGCCGAGCAAAGTTCGGGCGCGGGCGCGCGGCGGATCGAGGGGGACTCGATCCGTTGCCCCTATCATGCGTGGCGCTTTGGGCCGGATGGCATTTGCAACAATGTGCCCTATTTCGACGGGCCGCTGCCCCCGGCGGCGCGGGTGCGCGCCTTTCCGGTGGAGGAGCGGTTCGGATGCCTCTTCGCCTGGCATGATCCCGAGCAGATGGAGCCGGACTATCCCCTGCCCGACCTGCCGGAATGGGAGGATGCGGGCTGGGTGCGCTGCATCTATGATGATCTGGGGCAGATTCCTGTGCATCCGCAGGAGATTATCGACAATCTGGTCGATGCGCGGCATTTCGGGCCGGTCCATGGGCAGCGGCTTGCCTATTTCAACTCGCGTTTTGAGGGCGTCACCGGGCGGCAGCTGTCGGGCGGGGGCCATGAGACGATGACCAGCGAGGGCGGCGTGCTGGACGTCGATGCTTATTATACTGGGCCGGGCATATTGATCGCGCGCTTTTCGGGCGAGACGGATGCGGTGCAGATCGTGCTGCACACGCCCGTCGAGGATGGCGTGACCCATGTGTGGCATGGCATCATCACACGGGGACGGCAGGTGCCGCCCTCGGCAGAGGATGTCGAACTGCATGGGCAATATCAGCAGCTTGGCCTGTCCGCCTTCTCGCAGGATTTCGAGATTTGGCGGACGAAAGCGCCCGCGTTGCAGATATTGCGCTTGCCGACCGATGGGCCGTTCCACCGCAACCGTGCCTGGTATCGGCAATTCTACAATCCGCGCGCGCAGGCGGCGGGCCATCAGGGCCGCGCCAATGGCGACCATGCCACCAAAGGGCTGGATCAGGCGCCGACGGCCGCAGCGGCCGAATGA
- a CDS encoding helix-turn-helix domain-containing protein codes for MPQNESPGVAAILAQLRHELRVQGVRVADLAARMDVAEPTLWRWLRGRGLTLDNLDRLCLAIGIDVRDLLARSADSGADRFTLAQERILAADRSLALLFFLILNGAQRAECQSTLGIDTATLDEAIERLRRLGLVDSLPGGRLRPLTSRAVRWRPGGPLDQAFNRVVKHFFLGPSLLEGDARYVSDMLWLGPNGRDRVQALFERLRDDAYLIARQEREAAADIGDWSALFLLVRPLAMTSVTEDL; via the coding sequence ATGCCCCAGAATGAAAGCCCCGGCGTCGCCGCCATCCTGGCCCAGCTGCGCCACGAACTGCGCGTGCAAGGTGTCCGGGTCGCAGACCTCGCCGCCCGCATGGACGTCGCGGAGCCGACCCTCTGGCGCTGGCTGCGGGGCAGGGGGCTGACGCTCGACAATCTCGACCGCCTCTGCCTCGCCATCGGCATTGACGTGCGCGACCTGCTCGCCCGATCAGCCGACAGCGGCGCGGACCGCTTCACGCTGGCGCAGGAGCGCATCCTCGCCGCCGACCGCAGCCTCGCGCTGCTCTTCTTCCTCATCCTCAACGGCGCGCAGCGGGCGGAATGTCAGTCGACGCTCGGCATCGACACCGCGACCCTGGACGAAGCGATTGAGCGGCTCCGGCGCCTCGGCCTGGTCGACAGCCTGCCCGGCGGACGCCTGCGCCCACTCACCAGCCGCGCCGTCCGCTGGCGCCCCGGCGGCCCGCTCGACCAAGCCTTCAACCGCGTGGTGAAGCATTTCTTCCTCGGCCCCTCGCTGCTGGAGGGGGATGCCCGCTATGTCTCGGACATGCTCTGGCTCGGCCCCAACGGCCGCGACCGGGTGCAGGCCCTGTTCGAACGGCTGCGCGACGACGCCTATCTGATCGCCCGGCAGGAACGCGAGGCGGCAGCGGACATCGGCGATTGGTCCGCGCTGTTCCTCCTCGTCCGCCCCTTGGCAATGACCAGCGTCACCGAGGATCTTTAA
- a CDS encoding AEC family transporter gives MAVTILGALVPVFGLILIGYVCGRYDILGDRAFEVLNRFVIAITLPILTFRSIAHMDPSNLAVPGMFIAVTLGALITYALAFAIARRFGRSGANANIAALCACFSNTGFIGLPVATLAWGPEAVAPVSVTMLIYSAIVFTVGLVMSEVTASQGHGVGTGLKLAARSTVRNPLIFMAVLGCVWSVLRLPLTGPADILMQTLAQATAPCALTAIGIFIALPRETATPGPIGRVVALKLLVQPLITAGLLWMLPPIPPLWAKVAILMAAMPCGASSFVLAGKAGRWAMELSAWAVTLTTTLASITLIGMLWWLGA, from the coding sequence ATGGCTGTGACGATCCTGGGTGCTCTGGTCCCGGTGTTCGGGCTGATCCTGATCGGCTATGTGTGCGGGCGCTATGACATATTGGGCGATCGCGCATTCGAGGTGCTGAACCGCTTCGTCATCGCCATCACCCTGCCCATCCTGACCTTTCGTTCGATCGCGCATATGGACCCGAGCAACCTGGCCGTGCCGGGCATGTTCATCGCAGTGACGCTGGGCGCGCTGATCACCTATGCGCTGGCCTTTGCGATTGCGCGGCGGTTCGGGCGGTCGGGGGCGAATGCGAATATCGCGGCTTTGTGCGCCTGTTTCAGCAATACGGGCTTCATCGGCCTGCCGGTGGCGACGCTGGCCTGGGGGCCGGAGGCAGTCGCGCCGGTGTCCGTGACGATGCTGATTTACTCGGCGATCGTGTTCACGGTCGGCCTGGTGATGAGCGAGGTGACGGCGAGCCAGGGCCATGGGGTGGGCACGGGATTGAAGCTGGCGGCGCGGTCGACGGTGCGCAATCCGCTGATCTTCATGGCGGTGCTGGGGTGCGTTTGGTCGGTGCTGCGTCTGCCGCTGACGGGGCCGGCCGACATATTGATGCAGACGCTGGCGCAGGCGACGGCGCCGTGCGCGCTGACGGCGATCGGGATTTTCATCGCGCTGCCCCGTGAGACCGCGACGCCCGGGCCGATTGGGCGGGTCGTGGCGTTGAAGCTGCTTGTGCAACCGTTGATCACGGCGGGGCTGCTGTGGATGCTGCCGCCGATCCCGCCGCTTTGGGCAAAGGTCGCGATATTGATGGCGGCGATGCCGTGCGGAGCGTCGAGCTTTGTGCTGGCGGGCAAGGCGGGGCGATGGGCGATGGAACTGAGCGCCTGGGCGGTCACGCTGACCACGACGCTGGCGTCGATCACGCTGATCGGCATGCTGTGGTGGCTGGGGGCTTAA
- a CDS encoding sugar phosphate isomerase/epimerase family protein: MGAPHLIATCWTTAGNVRPDRPDNLGRFPLEQRIEAAARAGYAGTGFWLGDLLAWEASGRDYGSLKRLLDDAGHKIVELEYLADWFASGERRTRSDAARAELLRAADALGARHIKVMPPFLPDDPAGDDLAGEFAALCAQAADHGLMIGLEMLPFSTLPNLGAALEMVAAADAANGGLLVDIWHVMRSGGTMDEVARLPARFIIAAELCDAMMAMQGEITEDTMRHRKLCGEGEFDVPGFIRAMGRAGYEGPYGVEILSDAFRQLPLAEAVRRSFDSSVAQFGA; the protein is encoded by the coding sequence GTGGGCGCGCCGCACCTGATCGCCACCTGCTGGACCACGGCAGGCAATGTCCGGCCTGACCGGCCGGACAATCTGGGCCGCTTTCCGCTGGAGCAGCGGATCGAAGCGGCGGCGCGCGCGGGCTATGCAGGGACCGGCTTTTGGCTGGGCGACCTGCTCGCCTGGGAGGCGAGCGGGCGGGATTATGGCTCGCTCAAGCGGCTGTTGGATGACGCTGGGCACAAGATCGTTGAGCTGGAATATCTGGCGGATTGGTTTGCATCGGGGGAGCGGCGCACGCGGTCGGATGCGGCCAGGGCGGAGTTGTTGCGCGCCGCCGATGCGCTGGGTGCGCGGCATATCAAGGTGATGCCGCCGTTCCTGCCCGACGATCCGGCGGGTGACGATCTGGCTGGCGAGTTTGCGGCGCTTTGTGCGCAGGCGGCGGATCATGGGCTGATGATCGGGCTGGAGATGCTGCCCTTTTCCACGCTGCCGAACCTGGGCGCCGCGTTGGAGATGGTGGCTGCGGCGGACGCGGCCAATGGCGGGTTGCTGGTCGATATCTGGCATGTGATGCGCTCTGGCGGCACGATGGACGAGGTTGCGAGGTTGCCTGCGCGCTTCATCATCGCCGCTGAACTGTGCGACGCGATGATGGCGATGCAGGGCGAGATCACGGAAGATACGATGCGCCATCGCAAGCTGTGCGGCGAGGGTGAGTTTGATGTGCCGGGCTTCATCCGCGCGATGGGTCGGGCGGGTTATGAAGGCCCTTATGGCGTGGAAATCCTGTCGGATGCGTTTCGCCAGTTGCCTTTGGCCGAGGCCGTGCGGCGTAGTTTTGACAGCAGCGTTGCGCAGTTTGGCGCTTAG
- a CDS encoding NAD(P)-dependent oxidoreductase, producing the protein MTTKIGFIGLGAMGLPMSSNLQRKGFAVTVYDIDAEKMDKVAALGAAKAASVAEASRGQDIVITVLPATQHVEAVVLGEDGVLANIDAGSLLMDLSTIDSKGTDRVAAACREKGISFVDSPIGRLSFHAERGESLFMVGAEDADFARVEPALKAMGTDIYRCGKPGMGSRMKIINNLMLLSTAQIDAECIALGTKLGLDIQTMHDVTGGTTARNGSFHVLMANKVLKGDVEPGFTIDLAFKDLTLAMNAAAENRVGLPMGAAAHAAFGGARATDYATKDYSALLDYACRNAGIKTPRMD; encoded by the coding sequence ATGACCACCAAGATCGGTTTCATCGGCCTGGGCGCCATGGGTCTGCCCATGTCATCGAACCTTCAGCGCAAGGGCTTTGCGGTCACCGTGTACGACATCGACGCGGAGAAGATGGACAAGGTCGCGGCGCTCGGCGCGGCCAAGGCGGCGAGCGTTGCCGAGGCGAGCCGGGGCCAGGACATCGTCATCACCGTGCTGCCCGCGACCCAGCATGTCGAGGCGGTGGTTCTGGGCGAGGATGGCGTGCTGGCGAATATCGACGCGGGATCGCTGCTGATGGACCTGTCGACGATCGACAGCAAGGGCACGGATCGCGTCGCAGCGGCATGCCGCGAGAAGGGCATTTCCTTCGTGGATTCTCCGATCGGCCGACTGTCTTTCCATGCCGAACGCGGAGAATCGCTGTTCATGGTCGGCGCCGAGGACGCGGATTTCGCGCGGGTGGAACCGGCGCTGAAAGCCATGGGCACCGACATCTACCGCTGCGGCAAACCGGGCATGGGCAGCCGCATGAAGATCATCAACAACCTGATGCTGCTGTCGACCGCGCAGATCGACGCGGAATGCATCGCCCTTGGCACGAAGCTGGGCCTCGACATCCAGACCATGCATGATGTTACCGGGGGCACTACGGCACGCAATGGTTCCTTCCATGTGCTGATGGCGAACAAGGTGCTGAAGGGTGATGTGGAGCCCGGCTTCACCATCGACCTCGCCTTCAAGGACCTGACGCTGGCGATGAATGCGGCGGCGGAAAACCGCGTCGGCCTGCCCATGGGCGCGGCGGCGCATGCGGCATTTGGCGGCGCGCGGGCGACGGACTATGCCACGAAGGATTATTCGGCGCTGCTCGACTATGCCTGCCGCAATGCGGGTATCAAGACGCCCCGGATGGACTGA
- a CDS encoding CaiB/BaiF CoA transferase family protein, translated as MSDQQTSTGPLAGIKVLDLSRVLAGPWTTQILGDLGADVIKVEQPGQGDDTRRWGPPFLDDGSKDAAYYLCANRNKQSVAINLADPRGADLIRQIALGADIVVENFRVGGLNKYGLDYASLSAINPKLIYCSITGFGQDGPYKDRGGYDFLIQGMSGLMSITGRPDGEPGGGPMKVGIPISDLVTGLYSAISILAALAHRDRTGEGQHIDMSLLDTQVALLANQASNYMNGGMIPRRLGNEHPNTVPYQDFSCSDGDILVALGNDRQFRSFCDLIGRPDLPDDPRFIDNGNRSPNRKALQEEMGPAIAKWKSDDLIAAMEAAKLPGGRVNEIPDILADEHIAARGVIKDMARSDGTPVKVLGYPGKFSKTPADYRRAPPRSGEDTRDVLSDVLGLSEGQIAALVEAGVIAEKLH; from the coding sequence GTGAGCGATCAGCAGACCTCAACCGGTCCCCTGGCGGGGATCAAGGTGCTCGACCTTTCGCGCGTATTGGCAGGGCCGTGGACCACGCAGATATTAGGCGATCTGGGCGCGGACGTGATCAAGGTCGAACAGCCGGGGCAAGGCGACGACACCCGCCGCTGGGGGCCTCCCTTCCTGGACGACGGGTCTAAGGACGCGGCCTATTATCTGTGCGCCAACCGCAACAAGCAGTCGGTCGCGATCAACCTTGCCGACCCGCGCGGCGCGGATTTGATCCGGCAGATCGCATTGGGCGCGGACATCGTGGTCGAGAATTTCCGCGTCGGTGGCCTGAACAAATATGGGCTGGATTATGCGTCGCTGTCGGCGATCAACCCGAAGCTGATCTATTGTTCGATCACCGGCTTTGGTCAGGATGGACCGTATAAGGATCGCGGCGGGTACGACTTCCTGATCCAGGGGATGAGCGGCCTGATGTCGATCACCGGCCGTCCCGACGGTGAGCCGGGCGGCGGGCCGATGAAGGTCGGCATCCCGATCAGCGATCTTGTGACGGGCCTGTATTCGGCGATTTCGATCCTCGCCGCGCTTGCTCATCGCGACCGCACGGGCGAGGGCCAGCATATCGACATGTCGCTGCTCGACACGCAGGTGGCGCTGCTCGCCAATCAGGCGTCCAACTATATGAACGGGGGGATGATCCCCCGGCGGCTGGGCAATGAGCATCCCAATACGGTGCCTTATCAGGATTTCTCCTGCTCTGACGGCGACATCCTCGTGGCGTTGGGCAATGACCGGCAGTTTCGCAGCTTTTGCGACCTGATCGGGCGGCCGGACCTGCCCGACGATCCGCGCTTTATCGACAATGGCAACCGGTCGCCCAACCGCAAGGCGTTGCAGGAGGAAATGGGGCCTGCCATCGCCAAGTGGAAGTCGGACGATCTGATCGCCGCGATGGAGGCCGCCAAGCTGCCCGGCGGGCGGGTCAATGAGATACCCGACATTTTGGCGGACGAGCATATTGCCGCGCGCGGGGTCATCAAGGACATGGCCCGATCGGACGGTACGCCGGTCAAGGTGCTGGGCTATCCGGGGAAATTTTCCAAGACGCCCGCCGATTATCGCCGTGCGCCGCCGCGTTCGGGGGAAGATACGCGCGATGTGTTGAGCGACGTGCTGGGGTTGTCCGAAGGGCAGATCGCGGCGCTTGTGGAAGCGGGGGTTATCGCGGAAAAGCTGCATTGA